In the genome of Cupriavidus taiwanensis, one region contains:
- a CDS encoding TetR/AcrR family transcriptional regulator, with translation MSLQSESAAPAADAESKTNAELREAAISRMINVAIQLIARNGASRLSLVDVGREAGYSHSLPNYYFKSKTRLLLQVYQFIVDRFRRRFAQWSREHSPVRVRPGLTNLEATVRAYVGMAGADPVPSRALHILWGESFSSMPELQQMARPINAESVAAFAAQVRIGIARGEIASDVDPEMFGLILLGTLRGVTAQSLIDPEHVDLPALGEMLIRIFRQGIAAPAAPADAAATDAPDAAAPAPMPPD, from the coding sequence ATGAGTTTGCAGTCCGAGTCCGCCGCACCCGCCGCCGATGCCGAAAGCAAGACCAACGCCGAGCTGCGCGAGGCCGCCATCAGCCGGATGATCAACGTCGCGATCCAGCTGATCGCCAGGAACGGCGCGTCGCGGCTGTCGCTGGTGGACGTGGGACGCGAGGCCGGCTACAGCCACTCGCTGCCCAATTACTACTTCAAGAGCAAGACGCGGCTGCTGTTGCAGGTCTACCAGTTCATCGTCGACCGGTTCCGGCGCCGCTTCGCGCAGTGGTCGCGCGAGCACAGTCCGGTCCGCGTGCGGCCGGGGCTGACCAACCTCGAGGCCACCGTGCGCGCCTATGTCGGCATGGCCGGCGCGGACCCGGTGCCGTCGCGGGCGCTGCACATCCTGTGGGGGGAATCGTTCTCGTCGATGCCCGAGCTGCAGCAGATGGCGCGGCCCATCAATGCCGAGAGTGTCGCGGCGTTCGCCGCGCAGGTGCGCATCGGCATCGCGCGCGGCGAGATCGCCAGCGACGTCGATCCGGAGATGTTCGGTCTGATCCTGCTGGGCACGCTGCGCGGCGTGACGGCGCAGTCGCTGATCGACCCCGAACACGTGGACCTGCCCGCGCTGGGCGAAATGCTGATCCGCATCTTCCGGCAGGGCATCGCCGCGCCGGCGGCGCCTGCCGATGCCGCTGCCACGGATGCCCCGGATGCTGCCGCACCGGCACCGATGCCACCCGACTGA
- a CDS encoding ABC transporter ATP-binding protein, whose product MTARLPTPVQDTATLLRARNLVQTYHARGGRRVQALSDVSFDLRRGETLGVVGESGSGKSTLARALMALPAPQSGSVDFDGVPLAQARGAALRALRRRMQMVFQDPMSSLNPGQRILDIVQMPLVVAGEGSAAERRARAAQALSDVGLDASVVGKRRPWELSGGQCQRVSIARALVLRPQLLVCDEPVSALDVSVQAQVLNLLEDAKAAHGLTLLFISHDLGVVRSVSDRVMVMYLGKVCELAPAGSLYRAPRHPYTATLLASVPSPDPARRLLRPALAHGETPSPLDVPSGCRFRTRCARASERCAREAPALQACADAPGHAVACHHPLPLS is encoded by the coding sequence GTGACCGCCCGACTTCCTACCCCGGTGCAGGACACCGCCACGCTGCTGCGCGCCCGCAACCTGGTGCAGACCTACCATGCCAGGGGCGGCCGCCGCGTGCAGGCGCTCTCCGATGTCTCCTTCGACCTGCGCCGCGGCGAAACGCTCGGCGTGGTGGGCGAGTCCGGCTCTGGCAAATCGACGCTGGCGCGCGCGCTGATGGCGTTGCCGGCGCCGCAGTCCGGCTCGGTCGATTTCGACGGCGTGCCGCTGGCCCAGGCACGCGGCGCCGCCTTGCGCGCGCTGCGGCGGCGCATGCAGATGGTGTTCCAGGACCCGATGTCCTCGCTCAACCCCGGCCAGCGCATCCTCGACATCGTGCAGATGCCGCTGGTGGTGGCGGGCGAGGGCAGCGCCGCCGAGCGCCGCGCCCGCGCCGCGCAGGCGCTCTCGGACGTGGGGCTGGACGCCAGCGTGGTCGGCAAGCGCCGGCCGTGGGAGCTGTCCGGCGGCCAGTGCCAGCGCGTCAGCATCGCGCGCGCGCTGGTGCTGCGCCCGCAGCTGCTGGTATGCGATGAACCGGTCTCGGCGCTCGATGTCTCGGTCCAGGCGCAGGTGCTGAACCTGCTGGAAGACGCCAAGGCGGCCCATGGCCTGACCCTGCTGTTTATCTCGCATGACCTGGGCGTGGTGCGCAGCGTCAGCGACCGGGTCATGGTGATGTATCTTGGCAAGGTGTGCGAACTGGCGCCGGCGGGCTCGCTTTACCGCGCGCCGCGCCATCCGTACACTGCCACGCTGCTGGCCTCGGTGCCGTCGCCGGACCCTGCCCGCCGCCTGCTGCGGCCGGCGCTGGCCCACGGCGAGACGCCGTCGCCGCTGGACGTGCCGTCCGGCTGCCGCTTCCGCACGCGCTGCGCCCGCGCCAGCGAGCGCTGCGCGCGCGAGGCCCCCGCGCTGCAGGCCTGCGCGGACGCGCCCGGGCACGCCGTTGCCTGTCATCACCCGCTGCCGTTGTCATGA
- a CDS encoding ABC transporter ATP-binding protein, with product MMTSVASHTTSAGQPLLAVTDLRTEFVLPQGLLRAVDGVSFTLEAGKTLGVVGESGSGKSVLARSLIGLLPAGVARTPAGRIDFNGRDLRQLGERDMRGVRGKEIAMIFQDPLTSLNPVLTIGRQLEQVLRQHTDLSARAARERAVELLADVGIADPRQRAGEYAHRLSGGMRQRVVIAIALACTPRLLIADEPTTALDVTVQAQILDLLRRLQKRHAMAMLLITHNFGVVAEMCDDVAVMYAGRMVEQGSVADVLQRPRMRYTHALLQSVPRADAEPHARLPAIPGQPPDLSAPPAGCRFAPRCAARAGQCDSAVPAAMPAGGGHFYACWHPVQENLT from the coding sequence ATGATGACATCCGTCGCATCTCACACTACGTCCGCCGGCCAGCCGCTGCTCGCGGTCACCGACCTCAGGACGGAATTCGTGCTGCCGCAAGGCCTGCTGCGCGCCGTCGACGGGGTCTCGTTCACGCTCGAGGCCGGCAAGACCCTCGGCGTGGTCGGCGAATCGGGCTCGGGCAAGTCGGTGCTGGCGCGCAGCCTGATCGGCCTGCTGCCCGCGGGCGTGGCCCGCACCCCCGCCGGGCGCATCGATTTCAACGGGCGCGACCTGCGCCAGCTCGGCGAGCGCGACATGCGCGGCGTGCGCGGCAAGGAGATCGCCATGATCTTCCAGGACCCGCTCACCTCGCTCAACCCGGTGCTGACCATCGGCCGCCAGCTCGAGCAGGTGCTGCGCCAGCACACCGACCTGTCGGCGCGCGCCGCGCGCGAGCGGGCGGTGGAACTGCTGGCGGACGTCGGCATTGCCGATCCGCGCCAGCGTGCCGGCGAGTACGCGCACCGCCTGTCGGGCGGCATGCGCCAGCGCGTGGTGATCGCGATCGCGCTGGCCTGCACCCCGCGCCTGTTGATCGCCGACGAGCCCACCACCGCGCTCGATGTCACCGTGCAGGCGCAGATCCTGGACCTGCTGCGCCGCCTGCAGAAGCGCCACGCCATGGCGATGCTGCTGATCACGCACAACTTTGGCGTGGTCGCCGAAATGTGCGACGACGTCGCCGTGATGTACGCCGGCCGCATGGTGGAGCAGGGCAGCGTCGCCGACGTGCTGCAGCGCCCGCGCATGCGCTATACGCACGCGCTGCTGCAGTCGGTGCCGCGCGCCGACGCCGAACCGCATGCGCGCCTGCCGGCCATCCCGGGCCAGCCGCCTGACCTGAGCGCGCCGCCGGCCGGCTGCCGCTTTGCGCCGCGCTGCGCTGCCCGCGCCGGGCAATGCGACAGCGCCGTCCCGGCCGCCATGCCCGCCGGCGGTGGCCATTTCTATGCCTGTTGGCATCCTGTGCAGGAGAACCTGACGTGA
- a CDS encoding ABC transporter permease → MRLSPKLYLFSVAWLVLVAGATLLADWLPLRDPMRLHLADMLAPPDATRWFGADSLGRDVLARTLYGFRITAVVSLGSVTLALLVGGTLGVCAGYFRGWVERAILMLSNVMLAFPPLVLVIAMVAYPGPPLVKVVVALGIVFVPAVIRIARANTLRLGEQQFVTAARAAGMGHARLIVRELLPNLVPALLAYSLLLVAIGALAEAALSFLGLGVPPPAPSLGSMMASEQSRVVEGPHAVFFPAGMLFLTIFALNQVGEELQRRLDGRARAA, encoded by the coding sequence ATGCGACTATCCCCGAAGCTCTACCTGTTCTCGGTGGCCTGGCTGGTGCTGGTGGCCGGCGCCACGCTGCTGGCCGACTGGCTGCCGCTGCGCGACCCGATGCGCCTGCACCTGGCCGACATGCTGGCCCCGCCCGACGCCACCCGCTGGTTCGGCGCCGACTCGCTCGGCCGCGACGTGCTGGCGCGCACGCTGTACGGCTTCCGCATCACCGCGGTGGTCAGCCTGGGCTCGGTGACGCTGGCGCTGCTGGTCGGCGGCACGCTGGGCGTCTGCGCGGGCTATTTCCGCGGCTGGGTCGAGCGCGCCATCCTGATGCTGTCGAACGTGATGCTGGCGTTTCCGCCGCTGGTGCTGGTGATTGCCATGGTGGCCTATCCCGGGCCGCCGCTGGTGAAGGTGGTGGTGGCGCTCGGCATCGTGTTCGTGCCGGCGGTGATCCGCATCGCGCGCGCCAACACGCTGCGGCTTGGCGAGCAGCAGTTCGTCACCGCCGCGCGCGCGGCCGGCATGGGACACGCCCGGCTGATCGTGCGCGAGCTGCTGCCCAACCTGGTGCCGGCGCTGCTGGCCTACAGCCTGCTGCTGGTTGCGATCGGCGCGCTGGCCGAGGCCGCGCTCAGCTTTCTCGGGCTGGGCGTGCCGCCGCCAGCACCGTCGCTGGGCTCGATGATGGCGAGCGAGCAGTCGCGCGTGGTGGAAGGGCCGCATGCGGTGTTCTTCCCGGCCGGCATGCTGTTCCTGACGATTTTCGCCCTGAACCAGGTGGGCGAAGAACTCCAGCGCCGTCTCGACGGCAGGGCGAGGGCCGCATGA
- a CDS encoding ABC transporter permease, translating into MKLKRLLTGALTVAATLVAVSMVSFLLVALLPGDIALIILGDAATPERVAALRLELGLDRPLPLRYLSWLWDVLHGDLGHAIHSGEATLDVILSRLPVTIELVLLTQVVALGLAVPLGILSAYRRGSKLDHGVLAGCLALLSTPAFVLALGLVYVLALRLQWLPATGYVSLSESITGNLESMVMPVLSLALIEVPVYLRLLRSEMVGTLQQNYIALARGMGLPTWRILFENALRPSSLNLITVVGVNMGRLMGGAIVIETLFALPGVGQLLVESIYQQEYLMTQGIVLFVAILFILVNLLTDLAYALVDPRLLRDAEG; encoded by the coding sequence ATGAAACTCAAACGCTTGCTGACCGGCGCACTGACGGTGGCGGCCACCCTGGTTGCCGTGTCCATGGTGAGCTTCCTCCTGGTGGCGCTGCTGCCGGGCGATATCGCCCTGATCATCCTGGGCGACGCCGCCACGCCCGAGCGCGTCGCCGCACTGCGGCTGGAGCTGGGGCTGGACCGGCCGCTGCCGCTGCGCTACCTGAGCTGGCTGTGGGACGTGCTGCACGGCGACCTCGGCCACGCCATCCATTCCGGCGAGGCGACACTCGACGTGATCCTGTCGCGCCTGCCGGTAACGATCGAGCTGGTGCTGCTGACGCAGGTGGTCGCGCTCGGGCTGGCGGTGCCGCTGGGCATCCTCAGCGCCTACCGCCGCGGCAGCAAGCTGGACCATGGCGTGCTGGCCGGCTGCCTGGCGCTGTTGTCGACGCCGGCCTTCGTGCTGGCGCTGGGGCTGGTCTACGTGCTGGCGCTGCGGCTGCAATGGCTGCCGGCCACCGGCTACGTCAGCCTGTCGGAAAGCATCACCGGCAACCTCGAGAGCATGGTGATGCCGGTGCTGTCGCTGGCCCTGATCGAAGTGCCGGTGTACCTGCGCCTGCTGCGCAGCGAGATGGTCGGCACGCTGCAGCAGAACTACATCGCGCTGGCGCGCGGCATGGGCCTGCCCACCTGGCGCATCCTGTTCGAGAACGCGCTGCGGCCGTCGTCGCTCAACCTGATCACCGTGGTCGGCGTGAACATGGGCCGGCTGATGGGCGGTGCCATCGTCATCGAGACGCTGTTCGCGCTGCCCGGGGTAGGACAGTTGCTGGTGGAGTCGATCTACCAGCAGGAGTACCTGATGACGCAGGGCATCGTGCTCTTCGTCGCGATCCTGTTCATTCTCGTCAACCTGCTGACGGACCTGGCCTACGCCCTGGTCGATCCCCGTCTGCTTCGCGATGCCGAAGGCTGA
- a CDS encoding ABC transporter substrate-binding protein, with protein MRWTRCARRVQARAGIALLAALTGFGGLATALPAESSAPRRGGTLTVGLAQDPAVVDPIRTGTFTERQLSTPVYESLFDIDTQGRAVPWLAESYTVSTDGLRYRIRLRQGIRFHDGTPFDAEAVVANLRRTRDPANRCRCLSSMREIREVRALDPSTVEFVLSEPNAALPTVLADAPGIMVSPKAFKADPAGIGTRPVGTGPFRFVEWVRNSRFVVARNPDYWRPGEPYLDRVVFRGMQNPETRESAFLSGQTDMILQPTTRFIYTIRADKRVALYYPDGFGTEGIYFNFNQPPLDDLRVRKAVAHAIDRPLLARTLGFGVPSLAYSPFGKGVAGITQPTEVYPKYDLARARALLADYGKPVSFTLQFNNSPDTRNLAQALQQMWEEAGIKAELVPFDQNRLVQNMTSHQFEASIFRFTGRADPHSNAFIFFHSRFAPVKPSSNYGGYRNARVDRLLEDGMRTSDPARRAAIYSDFARVLATEVMPYAFLYNVSDTIAARKTVHGITVVPDGLVRFGGIWRETGGHAR; from the coding sequence ATGCGTTGGACAAGATGCGCGCGCCGGGTACAGGCGCGTGCCGGTATCGCGCTGTTGGCGGCGCTCACCGGGTTTGGCGGACTGGCGACAGCGCTGCCCGCGGAAAGCTCCGCCCCGCGCCGCGGCGGCACGCTGACCGTCGGGCTGGCACAGGACCCGGCCGTGGTCGACCCGATCCGTACCGGCACCTTCACCGAGCGGCAGTTGTCGACGCCGGTCTATGAATCGCTGTTCGATATCGACACCCAGGGCCGGGCCGTGCCGTGGCTGGCAGAGAGCTATACCGTGTCGACCGACGGCCTGCGCTACCGCATCCGCCTGCGCCAGGGCATCCGTTTCCACGATGGCACGCCATTCGACGCCGAGGCGGTGGTGGCGAACCTGCGGCGCACGCGTGACCCGGCCAACCGCTGCCGTTGCCTGAGCAGCATGCGCGAGATCCGCGAGGTGCGTGCGCTCGACCCGTCGACTGTGGAATTCGTGCTGAGCGAACCCAATGCCGCACTGCCGACGGTGCTGGCCGATGCCCCGGGCATCATGGTCTCGCCCAAGGCCTTCAAGGCCGACCCGGCCGGCATCGGCACGCGCCCGGTTGGCACCGGCCCGTTCCGCTTTGTCGAATGGGTGCGCAACAGCCGCTTCGTGGTGGCGCGCAATCCGGACTACTGGCGCCCGGGCGAGCCTTATCTCGATCGTGTCGTGTTCCGCGGCATGCAGAATCCGGAGACGCGGGAATCGGCATTCCTGTCGGGACAGACCGACATGATCCTGCAGCCCACCACGCGCTTCATCTACACCATCCGCGCCGACAAGCGCGTGGCGCTGTACTACCCTGACGGCTTCGGCACCGAGGGCATTTACTTCAACTTCAACCAGCCGCCGCTGGATGACCTGCGCGTGCGCAAGGCGGTGGCCCACGCCATCGATCGCCCGCTGCTGGCGCGCACGCTCGGCTTCGGCGTGCCCAGCCTGGCTTACAGCCCCTTCGGCAAGGGCGTGGCCGGCATCACCCAGCCGACCGAGGTCTACCCGAAGTACGACCTGGCGCGGGCCCGGGCGCTGCTGGCCGACTACGGCAAGCCGGTGTCGTTCACGCTGCAGTTCAACAACAGCCCCGACACCCGCAACCTGGCGCAGGCGCTGCAGCAGATGTGGGAGGAGGCCGGCATCAAGGCGGAGCTGGTGCCGTTCGACCAGAATCGGCTGGTGCAGAACATGACCTCGCATCAGTTCGAGGCGAGCATCTTCCGCTTCACCGGCCGGGCCGACCCGCATTCCAATGCCTTTATCTTCTTCCACTCACGCTTCGCGCCGGTCAAGCCGAGCAGCAACTACGGCGGCTACCGCAACGCCCGCGTCGACCGCCTGCTGGAGGACGGCATGCGCACCAGCGACCCGGCGCGCCGCGCCGCGATCTACAGCGACTTCGCCCGCGTGCTGGCCACCGAGGTCATGCCCTACGCCTTTCTCTACAACGTGAGCGACACCATCGCCGCGCGCAAGACCGTGCACGGCATCACCGTGGTGCCGGACGGCCTGGTGCGTTTCGGCGGCATCTGGCGCGAAACGGGAGGCCATGCACGATGA